CATGTCCGATCCGTCGTTGGCGCGCAACACGAAAGGCCCCCAAGCCGCAAGTGTAAGAATCTGTCATTGCGCAACCCATTGAAGCAGCGTCTAATTGTTGGTGGGAGCGTCCGGTAGTTCAAGTAATTCGTCAGATCCGGGCCAAGGCAATGGCACCCATTCGGGGGCCTCAAACTGAGGAGTAGTTCACATGAGCAACATGCGCGATGTCGAGTTCCTGAACACCGTCCTACGGACCCCGTATGGCAAAAAAAACACCCAATTCAATTCCGAATTCGACCCTTCGACCGGGACTATCTGGGGATATTTCAATCCGAAAGGCACTGCATGCTTCAGTCTCGGCCTGCTGAAGGACATCCGTGCCCACGACGCCCTGCTGGCCGAAAATGGCGGCTATCTCGAGTTCGACGGGAAAATGAACAGGGTCAATTACTACGTGATGGCGTCGCGCACCCCGCGCGTTTTCAACTTGGGGGGCGACCTGGCCCTGTTCGTCCTCCTGATTAAGTCGCGCGACCGCGAGGCTTTGCTTCACTACGCCAGGCTGTGCATCGACAACATGTACCCGAAGATCAAGAACTTCTTTTCGCCCAGCCTGACCACGATCTCCCTGGTTCAGGGCGATGCGCTGGGTGGTGGCTTCGAGTGCGCACTGTCCTCCGACGTGATCATCGCTGAGGAATCGGCCCAGATGGGCCTGCCGGAAATCCTCTTCAACCTGTTTCCGGGCATGGGCGCGTATTCGCTGCTTGCCCGCAAGATCGGCATGCGCGCCGCGGAGGAATTGATCCTGTCCGGAAAGATCCTGTCTGCAACGCAATTGCATGGGATGGGTATCGTGGATGTCCTCGCCAAGGACGGCGAAGGGGAAGCGGCGGTCAACAACTGGATTGCAACCACCTACAAGCGGCGCAACGGTTACGCGGCAGTACATCGCGCGCGTCAGCTCGTGCACCCAGTAACGCGCGAGGAACTCGACGCGATCACCGAAACATGGGTAGACGCGGCGCTACGCATCGAGGATCGCGACCTGAAAATGATGGGCCGCATCGTCCGCGCGCAGATGCGCAGGATGGCGGGCGAAGCGGTGACCGACATCACCGCAGAAGCCCTCGCAGCGAGCGCCTAGTCGCTGGCGAGGGCGGCGAACCCGCCCTCGCCGAACATCTGCGCGAACTGGTAGAAGTTGACCTGGGTCGAATTGATGATCGCCTCCTGCGCAGCGAGGTCGTCGATAGTCTTGACGAGCTGGTTCATCTGCGCGACGTGATCCGCATCCATCGTGGCGTGGGAAGACAGGAACTTGAACCCCCCGGCTTCCACGTCGCGGTCGAGCGCCTTGGCAATCGAGTCGGATACGCGGCCGCCATAGACCGACGCAACGACTTCCAGCATGTAGAGCATGCCAAGCACCGAGCACGGATGCTTGCGTTCGGCACTGTAGTAGTTGAACGCAATCATGGCCTGAACCGGTGCGCTGGGCGGCAGGGATCGAACCGCGTCGACATCGCCCCCCATTGCCTTGACGTCCTCCAGAACCCAGTCCTCGTGGCCTCGCTCCTCTTCTATGCGCGAGTAGAGGTCGTAGCGGATGTGGCGGAAGTCGTCTCCGCAGCGCGACGCCGCCGTTGCCATGATCGGGCAGAAATGCCAGACGATGTAATAGAGGTCATGCAGGAATGCGCGGTATTCGCCCAGCGACAATCCGTGGTGGATCATCGTGTACATCTTCGGGACCGCCTCAAGCTCGCGGCGGCGAGCATCAGTGGATTCGATTAGGGTGAGAAAAAAAGACATCTGCGTGTTCTCTCGAACGAGAAATGCAGATTGTATCGTCCATTAACCAGACGATTTCATTTTGTCTCGCAGATAAACCTTGGCCTCCGTTCGCACCGCTGCGAATTCGTCGGTGATGGATTTGAGCAATCCCGCCGACTGTAGTTTTAACTCCTTGTCCGACAGCATTCCGATCGCGGTGCACAGTCGCGTGAGGCGGTCTGCGCCCAGGCTTGCGGCCGATCCCTTGATTGCATGCAGGTAATTGCGGAACTCACCAGGACTGCGTGCGACGAGCGCCGTTTCGATCTTCTTGAGCAGCACAACGTTATCAGAGAAAAAGATACCGAATAGCCGCTCCACGAATTGACGACCGGATCCAAGTTCTTCCAAGTGGCCGAGGGTCTCGCGATTCAACACAGGCAGGCTGGACCGGGCCTGCAAGGCGGAGCGGCCCGGGTTGTGGCCCGCGGTTCCCGCCGTTACCGGCGCACCCGCGCCCTTGTCCGCCAGTTCCCCGATGCTCTCGAGTAGGCGTAGCGCCTCGACCGGCTTGGCGAGGAAGGCATCTGCGCCGTGCTCTAGGCATTCACGGCGAGCCTCCGGCGTTACGTCGGC
This genomic window from Planctomycetia bacterium contains:
- a CDS encoding crotonase/enoyl-CoA hydratase family protein, with protein sequence MSNMRDVEFLNTVLRTPYGKKNTQFNSEFDPSTGTIWGYFNPKGTACFSLGLLKDIRAHDALLAENGGYLEFDGKMNRVNYYVMASRTPRVFNLGGDLALFVLLIKSRDREALLHYARLCIDNMYPKIKNFFSPSLTTISLVQGDALGGGFECALSSDVIIAEESAQMGLPEILFNLFPGMGAYSLLARKIGMRAAEELILSGKILSATQLHGMGIVDVLAKDGEGEAAVNNWIATTYKRRNGYAAVHRARQLVHPVTREELDAITETWVDAALRIEDRDLKMMGRIVRAQMRRMAGEAVTDITAEALAASA
- a CDS encoding iron-containing redox enzyme family protein, giving the protein MSFFLTLIESTDARRRELEAVPKMYTMIHHGLSLGEYRAFLHDLYYIVWHFCPIMATAASRCGDDFRHIRYDLYSRIEEERGHEDWVLEDVKAMGGDVDAVRSLPPSAPVQAMIAFNYYSAERKHPCSVLGMLYMLEVVASVYGGRVSDSIAKALDRDVEAGGFKFLSSHATMDADHVAQMNQLVKTIDDLAAQEAIINSTQVNFYQFAQMFGEGGFAALASD